One segment of Clostridium botulinum DNA contains the following:
- a CDS encoding DMT family transporter produces MENKNLLLNFLAFFTIVVWGTTFVSTKVLLSTFTPAEIMFLRFSIAYIMLLLIHPKFYKITSLKEEALFLLAGITGGSLYFLTENSALIYSLTSNVALILATAPILTAFMAHFFSKGETLNKNLFIGFIIAILGVFLVIFNGNFILKLNPLGDILALSAALCWAIYSVTLKKISGTYNYIYVTRKMFFYALLTILPFILFSSNNNITLLSLSQPKVIFNLLFLGVIASGVCYVVWNYTVDNLGIIKTNNYIYLIPAVTMIASFFILNESITLYSTFGAILVLLGVYVSENGFKLLKFKQSLH; encoded by the coding sequence ATGGAAAATAAAAATTTATTATTAAACTTTTTAGCATTTTTTACAATAGTAGTTTGGGGTACTACATTTGTATCTACTAAAGTATTACTTAGTACTTTTACTCCAGCTGAAATAATGTTTCTTAGATTTTCAATAGCATATATTATGCTTTTATTAATTCATCCCAAATTTTACAAAATAACATCATTAAAAGAAGAAGCTTTATTTTTACTTGCTGGAATTACTGGAGGGTCTTTGTATTTTCTTACTGAGAATTCTGCATTAATTTATTCTCTTACATCAAATGTAGCATTAATTCTTGCTACTGCTCCAATTTTAACAGCATTTATGGCACACTTTTTTTCTAAAGGTGAAACTTTAAATAAGAATTTATTTATTGGATTTATAATTGCAATTTTAGGTGTATTTTTGGTTATATTTAATGGGAATTTTATATTAAAACTAAATCCACTTGGAGATATTTTAGCTTTATCTGCTGCATTGTGTTGGGCTATTTATTCAGTAACTTTAAAGAAAATTAGTGGTACTTATAACTACATATATGTAACTAGAAAAATGTTTTTCTATGCGTTACTAACTATATTACCATTTATACTATTTTCCTCAAATAATAACATAACTCTCTTGTCATTATCACAGCCAAAAGTAATATTTAATTTATTATTTCTAGGGGTAATAGCATCTGGTGTTTGTTATGTTGTTTGGAATTATACAGTTGATAATTTAGGTATTATTAAAACTAATAATTATATTTATTTAATACCTGCCGTTACAATGATAGCTTCGTTCTTTATATTAAATGAAAGTATTACTTTATATTCTACCTTTGGTGCAATATTAGTATTACTTGGTGTTTATGTTTCAGAAAATGGGTTTAAACTACTTAAATTTAAGCAAAGCTTACATTAA
- a CDS encoding leucine-rich repeat domain-containing protein, which translates to MKKKLLIIGTAVLMTICSGSVQAFAYDNNANTKIEISEEEKFEPERNWLNMEVADQLNKKFNELTKEDFLKIKKLDLHYKRLEGELPETIGLMKNLEYLNLNYCKLTKIPDNITELTKLTYIDLGDNKFRELPEKFEEKIIKGEYQYVDVESSEVRLKEGLHFLKGNWTYLDRHGDRVKETITVDGKTYNFNEDGTLKIGWQKESDKWFYYDTSGELIKNTWKTINSKKYYFNENGEMLTGFVDINSKKYYLNPNGDMASGLTEIDNKKYYFDSNGIMLKGWLNEGNNRYYFDENGVMVSGRDMIIDGKNYKFYSNGLLVKNTWIDDNTYVQPNGEVATISSNYSHSNVQYNAFKYMTNTSNQLSVHNKAVELHDGDTSNNCVYFLSEVLRRNGIWLPEQTCNTYELEGLLKEKGFIASSDFTQLKPGDILYTNGHTHVYLFMGWRDNQYAYIVDNQRDKFDNEIFHIRNVYNDDSTYSTDRAIYFYYYPY; encoded by the coding sequence ATGAAAAAAAAATTACTTATAATAGGAACTGCAGTATTAATGACAATCTGTAGTGGAAGTGTACAAGCTTTTGCATATGATAATAATGCAAATACTAAAATAGAAATTTCTGAAGAAGAGAAATTTGAGCCTGAAAGAAATTGGCTTAATATGGAGGTTGCAGACCAACTTAATAAGAAATTTAATGAACTGACAAAAGAAGATTTTTTAAAGATTAAAAAATTAGATTTACATTACAAAAGATTAGAAGGGGAATTACCAGAAACAATAGGTTTAATGAAAAATCTAGAATATTTAAATTTAAACTATTGTAAACTGACTAAAATTCCCGATAATATAACAGAATTAACTAAATTGACATATATAGATCTAGGTGACAATAAGTTCAGAGAATTACCAGAAAAATTCGAAGAAAAGATAATTAAAGGTGAATATCAATATGTTGATGTTGAGAGCAGTGAAGTAAGATTAAAAGAAGGATTACATTTCTTAAAGGGAAATTGGACATACTTAGATAGACACGGTGATAGAGTTAAAGAAACTATAACAGTTGATGGTAAAACATATAACTTTAATGAAGATGGTACATTAAAAATTGGCTGGCAAAAAGAATCAGATAAATGGTTTTATTATGATACTTCTGGTGAGTTAATAAAAAATACATGGAAGACAATAAATAGTAAGAAGTATTACTTTAATGAAAATGGTGAAATGTTAACAGGATTTGTAGATATAAATTCAAAGAAATACTATTTAAATCCTAATGGAGATATGGCAAGTGGTTTAACAGAAATAGATAATAAAAAATATTACTTTGATAGCAATGGAATAATGCTTAAAGGTTGGTTAAATGAAGGTAATAATAGATATTACTTTGATGAAAATGGTGTTATGGTATCTGGAAGAGATATGATTATAGATGGCAAAAATTATAAATTCTATTCTAATGGATTATTAGTTAAAAACACATGGATTGATGACAATACATATGTTCAACCTAATGGAGAAGTTGCAACTATATCTAGTAATTATTCTCATTCTAATGTTCAATATAATGCATTTAAATATATGACCAATACTAGTAATCAATTAAGCGTTCATAATAAAGCAGTAGAACTTCATGATGGAGATACAAGTAACAACTGCGTATATTTCTTATCAGAAGTTTTAAGAAGAAATGGGATTTGGTTACCGGAACAAACTTGTAATACCTATGAATTAGAAGGACTATTAAAAGAAAAAGGATTTATAGCATCAAGTGATTTTACACAATTAAAGCCAGGAGATATTTTATATACTAATGGTCATACTCATGTTTATTTATTTATGGGATGGAGAGACAATCAATATGCTTATATAGTAGATAATCAAAGAGATAAATTTGATAATGAAATATTCCATATAAGAAATGTATATAATGATGATTCAACATACTCTACTGATAGAGCAATATATTTCTATTATTATCCATACTAA
- a CDS encoding GTP-binding protein: MVSKIDIFSGFLGAGKTMLIKSLLANKVYDENTVIIENEFGEVGIDGSILRERNIEIKEINSGCICCQVTGNFIESVLEIIEKYNPKNIIIEPSGVAKLSEILNILNKDEYKEKFLINRIITVIDAQRYDMYLNNFDEFYKDQIKKAKVLVFSRTELVSKEELQKAISSIRKINSTAKIVSKSLLDIDIKEINKIVGVDNAALYNKNEFIINKIAKHATFRKEHNHSAKDVFESYPIDLNSKTSEAELESKFRIIEQNKQYGNVIRAKGIVEVINGEYYQFDYVPNEFQGRKIKWANKKVISIIGSNLNKKELIRLFS; the protein is encoded by the coding sequence ATGGTAAGTAAAATAGATATCTTTTCAGGATTTTTAGGAGCCGGTAAAACAATGCTTATTAAAAGTTTGTTAGCTAATAAGGTTTATGATGAAAATACAGTAATAATAGAAAATGAATTTGGTGAAGTTGGAATAGATGGAAGTATATTAAGAGAAAGAAATATAGAAATAAAAGAAATAAATTCAGGGTGCATTTGTTGTCAAGTGACAGGTAACTTTATAGAATCTGTATTAGAAATAATAGAAAAATATAATCCTAAAAATATTATAATTGAACCTTCAGGTGTAGCAAAATTAAGTGAAATATTAAATATCTTAAACAAAGATGAATATAAAGAAAAGTTTTTAATAAATAGAATAATTACAGTTATAGATGCTCAAAGGTATGATATGTATTTAAATAATTTCGATGAATTCTATAAGGATCAAATAAAAAAGGCCAAAGTGTTGGTTTTTAGTAGAACAGAGCTAGTAAGCAAAGAAGAATTACAAAAAGCAATTAGCTCCATTAGGAAGATAAATAGCACTGCAAAAATAGTAAGTAAGTCTTTATTGGACATAGATATAAAAGAAATAAATAAAATAGTAGGTGTAGATAATGCAGCGTTATATAACAAAAATGAATTTATAATAAATAAAATAGCTAAACATGCTACATTTAGAAAAGAACACAATCATTCTGCAAAGGATGTTTTTGAAAGTTATCCTATAGATTTAAATAGTAAAACTAGTGAAGCAGAATTAGAAAGTAAATTTAGAATAATAGAACAAAACAAACAATATGGAAATGTAATAAGAGCTAAGGGAATTGTTGAAGTTATAAATGGTGAATATTATCAATTTGATTATGTACCAAATGAATTTCAAGGAAGAAAAATAAAGTGGGCTAATAAAAAAGTAATTTCTATAATAGGAAGTAACTTAAATAAAAAAGAACTGATTCGTTTATTTAGTTAA
- a CDS encoding M42 family metallopeptidase → MNINKEYILKTAQEILEFNSPTGFCFDIMKKIEEIAKGFGYKFETTRKGCGIITVKGESDEEVIGLSAHVDTLGAMVRSITSDGKLKFTLLGGPIVPTLDGEYCIIRNREGKLYSGTFLSTSPAAHVFEDSSSKTREPKNMEIRIDEVVKSKEDVEKLGICAGDFVFIDPKTTITESGFIKSRFIDDKGSVSCLMGLLELFNREKITPKFTTKIFISVYEEVGHGSSYIPKDITEMIAVDMGCIGDDLNCTEYDVSICAKDSGGPYDYNMTTKLVNLAKENHINYAVDIYPMYGSDVGAALKGGNDIRGALIGPGVHASHGMERTHYNAFENTIKLLHLYLTK, encoded by the coding sequence ATGAATATTAATAAAGAATATATTTTAAAAACAGCACAAGAAATATTAGAATTTAATAGTCCAACTGGATTTTGTTTTGACATAATGAAAAAAATCGAAGAAATTGCTAAAGGCTTCGGATATAAATTTGAAACAACAAGAAAAGGTTGTGGAATAATAACTGTAAAAGGTGAATCTGATGAAGAAGTAATAGGACTATCAGCTCATGTAGATACTTTGGGCGCAATGGTTAGATCAATAACAAGTGATGGAAAATTAAAATTCACTTTACTTGGAGGTCCAATAGTTCCAACATTAGATGGAGAATATTGCATCATAAGAAATAGAGAAGGAAAACTTTATAGCGGTACATTTTTAAGTACAAGTCCTGCAGCTCATGTTTTTGAAGATAGCTCAAGCAAAACACGTGAACCTAAAAATATGGAAATAAGAATAGATGAAGTAGTAAAATCTAAAGAAGATGTTGAAAAGTTAGGAATTTGTGCAGGTGATTTTGTATTTATTGATCCTAAAACAACAATAACAGAAAGTGGCTTTATAAAGTCAAGATTTATAGATGATAAAGGTAGTGTATCATGCTTAATGGGATTACTTGAACTATTCAATAGAGAAAAGATAACTCCTAAATTTACAACTAAGATATTTATTTCAGTTTATGAAGAGGTTGGACATGGTTCATCATATATTCCAAAGGATATAACAGAAATGATAGCTGTAGATATGGGATGTATAGGCGATGATTTGAATTGTACAGAATATGATGTTTCAATATGTGCAAAAGATTCTGGCGGCCCCTACGATTATAATATGACAACAAAGCTAGTTAATTTAGCTAAGGAAAATCACATAAATTATGCAGTGGACATTTATCCAATGTATGGATCAGATGTAGGAGCAGCACTTAAGGGCGGAAATGACATTCGCGGAGCCCTTATAGGACCTGGTGTTCATGCATCACATGGAATGGAAAGAACTCATTACAATGCATTTGAGAATACAATAAAATTATTACATTTATATTTAACTAAGTAA
- a CDS encoding MATE family efflux transporter yields the protein MEERIDLTEGKIVSKLVKLALPIMGTSFIQMAYNMTDMIWIGKVGSKAVAGVGTAGFYTWLAMAFIMISKTGAEIKVAQKMGEHNLRKVKSYIVSAIQINVVLSILYTVVLLVFSDKLIGFFNLGDAEVISMSKTYLVIVAIGMIFYFINPVFTAIFNGAGSSKTPFVINTIGLAFNMVFDPVLILGIGPFPKMGVAGAAIATVIAQVIVSLSFIFVMIKGKDEYLKVNVFTKPRMDYIKVLCNIGLPGGIQNGLFTIFSMCIGRIIAVFGPVPIAVQKVGSQIEAISWMTAGGFSTALGTFVGQNYGSKKYNRINKGVKVTMVMAVIIGILASLLLILGGEYVFSFFLNDPEAVDQGTVYLRILGYSQLFMCIEITITGAFNGLGRTYIPSIIGILLTGARVPASYFLCNPNVLGLDGIWWSISISSILKGTVLLTIYLYLLRKRKLYREEI from the coding sequence GTGGAAGAAAGAATTGACTTAACAGAAGGTAAAATTGTATCAAAACTTGTAAAATTAGCTTTACCTATTATGGGAACTTCTTTTATACAAATGGCATACAATATGACGGATATGATATGGATAGGAAAGGTAGGAAGTAAGGCCGTGGCTGGAGTTGGGACAGCAGGGTTTTATACCTGGCTTGCAATGGCCTTTATTATGATTTCTAAAACAGGAGCAGAGATAAAAGTCGCACAAAAGATGGGAGAGCATAATTTAAGGAAAGTAAAGTCTTACATAGTAAGTGCTATTCAAATAAATGTAGTACTTTCAATTTTGTATACAGTGGTTTTATTAGTATTTAGTGATAAACTTATAGGCTTCTTTAACTTAGGTGATGCAGAAGTAATATCAATGTCTAAAACATACTTGGTCATTGTAGCAATCGGAATGATATTTTATTTTATAAATCCAGTATTTACTGCAATATTTAATGGAGCTGGAAGCAGTAAAACACCATTTGTAATAAATACTATAGGACTTGCATTTAATATGGTTTTTGATCCTGTTTTAATATTAGGAATAGGACCATTTCCCAAAATGGGTGTAGCAGGAGCGGCTATTGCAACCGTAATTGCTCAAGTAATAGTAAGTTTAAGTTTCATATTTGTTATGATTAAAGGTAAAGACGAGTATTTAAAGGTAAATGTATTTACAAAACCTAGAATGGATTATATAAAAGTGCTTTGTAATATAGGATTACCTGGAGGAATACAAAATGGATTATTTACTATATTCTCTATGTGTATAGGAAGAATAATAGCAGTATTTGGACCAGTACCTATAGCTGTTCAAAAAGTAGGTTCACAAATAGAAGCTATATCATGGATGACAGCAGGTGGATTTTCCACTGCACTTGGAACTTTTGTTGGACAAAATTACGGAAGTAAAAAGTATAATAGAATAAATAAGGGTGTAAAAGTTACTATGGTTATGGCTGTGATTATAGGAATACTAGCTTCTCTTTTATTAATACTAGGAGGAGAATATGTATTTTCATTTTTCTTAAATGATCCAGAAGCAGTTGACCAAGGTACTGTATATTTAAGAATATTAGGTTATTCGCAATTATTTATGTGTATAGAGATTACAATAACAGGTGCATTTAATGGACTTGGACGTACATACATACCATCAATCATAGGAATATTACTAACAGGGGCTAGAGTACCAGCTTCATATTTTTTATGTAATCCAAATGTGCTTGGCTTAGACGGAATATGGTGGAGCATAAGTATAAGTAGTATTTTAAAAGGAACAGTATTATTAACTATATATCTATATTTATTAAGGAAAAGAAAATTGTATAGAGAAGAAATATAA
- a CDS encoding bacteriohemerythrin has product MIKWDDSYNIGIETIDEQHKYLFKLCRDLEILLETPNAIYKVDDAIKLVCDFRNYVTYHFYYEEMYFGMVHYNYLADHIADHKEFKKQILDINVSNFYKENYDELKTLINFLYGWIFDHITKKDVNLKTLIK; this is encoded by the coding sequence ATGATAAAATGGGATGATAGCTATAATATTGGCATTGAAACTATAGATGAACAACACAAATATTTATTTAAATTATGTAGAGATTTAGAAATTCTACTTGAAACTCCAAATGCAATTTACAAGGTAGATGATGCAATTAAACTTGTATGTGACTTTAGAAATTATGTAACTTACCATTTCTACTATGAAGAGATGTACTTTGGAATGGTACATTATAATTACCTAGCAGATCATATTGCTGATCATAAAGAATTCAAAAAACAAATATTAGATATTAATGTATCTAATTTTTATAAAGAAAACTATGATGAATTAAAAACATTAATTAATTTTTTATATGGCTGGATTTTTGATCATATAACTAAAAAAGATGTCAACTTAAAAACTTTAATTAAATAA
- a CDS encoding metallophosphoesterase: MRALKKILKRIFITIILIPAICFGIFAYSIYVEPNLLSVKNIEINNSSNIKNEDTIKIAQISDIHLGEYYAIDKLEKLVNKVNSQNADIIVFTGDLFDNVSKFEDTSKVAPILKKLNANIGKYAIYGNHDYGGGAKNIYKNVMEDSGFKILVNEQANVKLDSGKTMSILGLDDALLGNPDVEKTARNIKGSNYNLLLLHEPDLSDKFVSYNIDLILAGHSHGGQVKIPFLGEIVTPPLAEKYKDGLYNLNTKRNTQLYVNSGIGNTKVPFRFMNVPEVSIFEIKA, encoded by the coding sequence ATGAGAGCACTAAAGAAAATTTTAAAAAGAATATTTATCACAATTATATTAATACCTGCAATTTGTTTTGGGATATTTGCTTACTCAATTTATGTAGAACCTAATTTATTGAGTGTTAAGAACATAGAAATTAATAATTCTAGTAACATTAAAAATGAAGACACTATTAAAATTGCTCAAATAAGTGATATTCATTTAGGTGAATATTATGCTATAGATAAATTAGAGAAATTAGTTAATAAGGTGAATTCACAAAATGCAGATATAATAGTATTTACAGGAGATTTATTTGACAATGTAAGTAAATTTGAAGATACATCTAAGGTAGCACCTATATTAAAAAAATTAAATGCTAATATTGGAAAATATGCTATATACGGAAATCATGATTATGGTGGTGGAGCAAAAAACATATATAAAAATGTTATGGAAGATAGCGGATTTAAGATTTTAGTAAATGAGCAGGCTAATGTAAAATTAGATTCTGGTAAGACAATGAGTATATTAGGATTAGACGATGCACTTTTAGGAAATCCTGATGTTGAAAAAACTGCAAGAAATATAAAAGGAAGCAATTATAATTTGTTATTATTGCACGAACCGGATTTAAGCGATAAATTTGTATCATATAATATTGATCTTATTTTAGCTGGTCATAGTCATGGTGGGCAAGTTAAAATACCTTTTTTAGGTGAAATAGTAACTCCTCCATTAGCTGAAAAGTATAAGGATGGATTATACAATCTTAATACTAAAAGAAATACACAGTTATACGTAAATTCAGGAATAGGAAATACAAAAGTGCCATTTAGATTTATGAATGTGCCAGAAGTGTCAATATTTGAAATAAAAGCGTAG
- a CDS encoding DEAD/DEAH box helicase translates to MTKSLNDLNLSSDIISALEKQNITVPTEIQSLVINEALENKDIMGESFTGSGKTLAYLLPIFERINTETKDIQAIILAPTHELVMQIEAQIKLLSDNSGINVKSLGIIGDVNINNQIKKLKEVKPHIIVGSTGRVLDLIRKKKITAHTIKTIVIDEVDNLLDPKRAQIVKDIIKTTMRDRQLMAFSASITPEIVDSLKELMKDPLIVKSQGKSSINPNISHVYVKCDRRDKFEVLRKIIAAEDPKRALIFVNDNKDIELTSLKLNYHNRECFAMSGSISKEERKNAIDSFKTGKIKILVSSDVSARGLDITDITHVFNLDLPLKLDEYLHRSGRTARGNAKGTSICIVTDKQMNIIKKYEKAFDVEFQEKIISNGVLKNKDK, encoded by the coding sequence ATGACAAAATCATTAAACGATTTAAATTTAAGTTCAGATATAATAAGTGCATTAGAAAAGCAAAATATAACTGTTCCAACTGAAATTCAAAGTTTAGTTATAAATGAAGCTTTAGAAAATAAAGATATAATGGGAGAATCATTTACTGGAAGTGGTAAAACTTTAGCGTACCTTCTTCCTATATTTGAAAGAATAAATACTGAAACTAAAGATATTCAAGCAATAATTTTAGCACCAACTCATGAATTAGTTATGCAAATAGAGGCTCAAATTAAATTGCTTTCAGATAACTCTGGAATAAACGTTAAATCACTTGGAATAATCGGTGATGTTAATATAAATAATCAAATTAAAAAGCTTAAAGAAGTTAAGCCTCATATAATAGTTGGATCAACTGGTAGAGTTCTTGATCTTATAAGAAAGAAAAAGATCACTGCTCATACTATAAAAACTATTGTCATTGATGAAGTTGATAATTTATTAGATCCAAAGAGAGCTCAAATTGTTAAAGATATAATTAAAACAACTATGAGAGATAGACAATTAATGGCCTTTTCTGCTTCTATTACTCCTGAAATAGTTGATTCATTAAAGGAATTAATGAAAGATCCATTAATAGTTAAATCACAAGGTAAATCTTCAATTAACCCTAACATTTCGCATGTATATGTAAAATGTGATAGAAGAGATAAATTTGAAGTACTTAGAAAAATAATAGCAGCTGAAGATCCAAAAAGAGCATTAATATTTGTTAATGATAATAAAGATATTGAATTAACATCTTTAAAACTTAATTATCATAATAGAGAATGTTTTGCTATGAGTGGAAGTATTTCTAAAGAAGAAAGAAAAAATGCTATTGATAGCTTTAAAACAGGTAAAATCAAAATATTAGTTTCTTCAGATGTATCTGCTAGAGGTCTTGATATTACTGATATTACTCATGTATTTAATTTAGATCTTCCATTAAAACTTGATGAATACTTACATAGATCTGGTAGAACTGCTAGAGGTAATGCAAAAGGTACTTCTATCTGTATAGTTACTGATAAACAAATGAACATAATAAAAAAATATGAAAAAGCATTTGATGTAGAATTCCAAGAAAAAATTATTTCTAATGGAGTACTTAAAAATAAAGATAAATAA
- a CDS encoding permease yields MKNKKNRNFLIIVFIIFLSVICIYKLDMYDKNIMEKFFSTFVDIMMDSTPFIVLGAIISGVMQIYISNETIRKCIPKNNIIGYFGAALIGLIFPICECAIIPITRALIKKGVPLGFAMTFMMAVPLINPIVIMSTYTAFNDNISMVIARTVGGFVGAILIGVIMTLLQGRRQYLLMDRLVDNKSYCNCGCNDNGIMKCDGNKFKLLLEHSVKEFLDIMKYLIIGAFLATAFQVLVPTSIFDNISNGKMLSIIFMMLLSFLLSLCSEVDAFIGKNLLNQYPFCGVVAFLIFGAMLDMKNLIMLFGTFRKEFVIKLSITIVSVVILVSSVFLLAGL; encoded by the coding sequence GTGAAAAATAAAAAAAATAGAAATTTTTTAATAATAGTATTTATCATATTTCTAAGTGTTATATGCATATATAAACTGGATATGTATGATAAAAATATAATGGAAAAATTTTTTAGTACATTTGTAGATATTATGATGGATTCAACTCCTTTTATTGTTTTAGGAGCTATAATTTCAGGCGTGATGCAGATATATATATCAAATGAAACTATACGTAAGTGTATTCCAAAAAATAACATTATAGGATATTTTGGTGCAGCATTAATAGGTCTTATATTTCCAATATGTGAATGTGCAATAATTCCTATAACAAGAGCTTTAATAAAAAAAGGAGTACCTCTTGGATTTGCAATGACATTTATGATGGCGGTACCTTTAATAAATCCAATTGTAATAATGTCAACATACACAGCGTTTAATGATAACATATCTATGGTAATAGCAAGAACAGTTGGGGGATTTGTTGGAGCAATTCTTATAGGCGTTATAATGACATTGCTTCAAGGCAGAAGACAATATCTATTGATGGACAGGTTAGTAGATAATAAATCGTATTGTAATTGTGGATGCAATGACAATGGAATAATGAAATGTGATGGAAATAAGTTTAAATTGCTTTTAGAGCATTCTGTAAAAGAATTTTTAGATATTATGAAGTATCTTATAATTGGAGCATTTTTGGCAACTGCATTTCAAGTATTAGTCCCAACTAGCATTTTTGATAATATATCAAATGGAAAAATGTTATCTATAATATTTATGATGTTGCTTTCATTTCTTCTATCTTTATGTTCAGAAGTTGATGCATTTATTGGTAAAAATTTATTAAATCAATATCCTTTTTGTGGTGTAGTAGCGTTTTTAATATTTGGAGCTATGTTAGATATGAAAAATTTAATTATGTTGTTTGGAACATTTAGAAAGGAATTTGTAATAAAGCTATCAATAACAATAGTATCAGTTGTTATATTAGTTTCAAGCGTATTTTTATTAGCAGGTTTATAG
- a CDS encoding radical SAM protein — protein sequence MKNSTKNIVISRVCSLLEKNPSKNMDKLFNLSIKLIKDNENKKKIKNAYTYYNDTPLVKNFIENILSNVNPNFLKKFTINFFDYVFDNSAHSSFPFFVINLSHENDINHLTYNDVDTILTKVKENKIYYVFIIGKEPFSMDFLFNIYKKYPNILFIPFTNGEMFTPIICNRLYSTCNVIPIISLDGFKEETDYERGVGTFDKIMFNMDLLKESSIPFGISSNISFNNVDIITSNKFTDMLLNKGAFINFYFYDSIINERKQKLELYAKMKNSKINTSCFPLDFFDNSINSKILIDKNGLYNNEIKLKFNNIKYCFNSCSLRI from the coding sequence ATGAAAAATTCTACTAAAAACATTGTAATTTCAAGAGTATGTTCACTTTTAGAAAAAAATCCATCAAAAAATATGGACAAATTATTTAATTTATCAATTAAGCTTATAAAAGATAATGAGAATAAAAAAAAGATTAAAAATGCATATACTTATTATAATGATACCCCTTTAGTTAAAAATTTCATTGAAAATATATTGTCAAATGTAAATCCTAATTTTTTAAAAAAGTTTACTATAAATTTTTTTGATTATGTTTTTGATAACAGTGCTCATAGCTCCTTTCCATTCTTTGTTATCAATTTATCACATGAAAATGACATTAATCATCTTACATATAATGATGTTGACACTATTTTAACAAAAGTCAAAGAAAATAAAATATATTATGTTTTTATAATTGGAAAAGAACCATTCTCTATGGATTTCTTATTTAATATTTATAAAAAATATCCTAATATATTATTTATACCTTTTACAAATGGAGAAATGTTTACCCCTATAATTTGTAATAGATTATATTCAACTTGCAATGTTATACCTATAATTTCTCTTGACGGATTTAAAGAAGAAACAGATTATGAGCGTGGTGTTGGAACTTTTGATAAAATCATGTTTAATATGGATTTGCTTAAAGAAAGCTCAATACCATTTGGAATATCATCAAATATTTCATTTAATAATGTAGATATTATTACTTCTAATAAATTTACTGATATGCTCTTAAATAAAGGAGCATTTATAAACTTTTATTTTTATGATTCTATAATAAATGAAAGAAAACAAAAATTAGAACTTTACGCAAAGATGAAAAATTCAAAAATAAATACATCCTGTTTTCCTTTAGATTTTTTTGATAACTCTATAAATTCAAAAATTCTTATAGATAAAAATGGTCTTTATAATAATGAAATCAAACTAAAATTCAATAATATAAAATATTGTTTTAACTCATGCTCTTTAAGGATTTAA
- a CDS encoding GTP-binding protein, whose protein sequence is MKIQVEIVTGFLGAGKTSFINSLIKESYVKGEKIIVIQLENGEEKISDEISNYGLVTIYKQSDLKKLNEDMISLISEYSPNRIIIEFNGTYNLEDLFKIIDKKIYKNNMSLDRIYFIGDTRNLKSYVQNMGNFLVPFIELSNLIILNNTEKCNKENIESTKNMLNNINPSAYILEAENRESFNLLLRESEILENTFFKKIKVKINNSSKHLRRKESEK, encoded by the coding sequence ATGAAAATTCAAGTTGAAATAGTTACAGGATTTTTAGGAGCTGGAAAGACAAGCTTTATAAATTCTTTGATAAAAGAAAGTTATGTAAAAGGTGAAAAAATAATAGTAATACAATTAGAAAATGGAGAAGAGAAGATATCAGATGAAATTTCAAATTATGGTTTAGTAACAATTTATAAACAAAGTGATTTAAAAAAATTAAATGAGGATATGATTTCATTAATAAGTGAGTATTCTCCTAATAGAATAATAATTGAATTTAATGGAACTTATAATTTAGAAGATTTATTTAAAATAATAGATAAAAAGATATATAAAAACAACATGAGTTTAGACAGAATATATTTTATTGGTGATACTAGAAATTTAAAATCATATGTGCAAAATATGGGTAACTTTTTAGTTCCATTTATTGAACTTTCAAATTTAATAATATTAAACAATACTGAAAAGTGTAATAAAGAAAATATAGAAAGTACTAAAAATATGTTAAACAATATAAACCCATCAGCTTATATATTAGAAGCTGAAAATAGGGAATCATTTAATTTATTACTTAGAGAAAGTGAAATATTAGAGAATACTTTTTTTAAAAAGATAAAAGTTAAGATAAATAATTCCTCAAAACATTTAAGGAGAAAAGAAAGTGAAAAATAA